The following proteins are encoded in a genomic region of Leptospira fainei serovar Hurstbridge str. BUT 6:
- a CDS encoding TlpA family protein disulfide reductase: MNAKTKSAFQYGAALALLLFATFFLAWFRALDTKPVLSLEGMEFRIPEGKKAEIKGKTTVVYFWATWCSVCTTNLPLVKWYASVLKERSGFTFLSVEEGENPIALNDFIQKKSIDFPVIPGNPILLRDWSIGGYPSFYILDGNGSVRFAESGIMSPFGIFLRLIWAKIFWP; the protein is encoded by the coding sequence ATGAACGCGAAAACAAAGAGTGCTTTTCAATACGGTGCGGCGCTCGCGTTGCTCCTTTTTGCCACGTTTTTTTTAGCCTGGTTTAGAGCGTTAGACACTAAGCCCGTGCTAAGTTTGGAAGGAATGGAGTTTCGTATTCCGGAAGGAAAGAAGGCCGAAATAAAAGGTAAAACGACGGTCGTTTATTTTTGGGCGACTTGGTGTAGCGTATGTACTACCAATCTTCCGCTTGTTAAGTGGTATGCTTCGGTGTTAAAGGAAAGATCCGGTTTCACATTTTTAAGCGTTGAAGAAGGTGAAAACCCGATCGCTTTAAACGATTTTATCCAAAAAAAATCGATCGATTTTCCCGTTATCCCCGGGAATCCGATTCTTCTCAGAGATTGGAGTATCGGCGGATATCCTAGTTTTTATATTTTGGACGGAAATGGAAGCGTTCGTTTTGCGGAATCCGGTATAATGAGCCCTTTCGGCATTTTTCTCCGATTAATCTGGGCGAAAATCTTTTGGCCTTAA
- a CDS encoding decaprenyl-phosphate phosphoribosyltransferase, whose translation MLVPYIKLLRPHQWVKNIILFAGIIFGKKLGELESVERAIAAFFLFSLTASCQYVINDFLDRKEDALHPEKKHRPLASGAITPTVALFLTAILLSGTLVLSFRLQPEFFYLVTFYLVFNVIYSRFLKHMVILDVMSISIGFVVRAVAGSVVVGVSFSSWLLLCTFMLALYWGFGKRRGELIILEDGAIGHRKILEEYSVNFLDLMMGIVATMTLVTYVMYVTSPTTIENLGTDKMVYTIPIVVYAIFRSLYIIYIKNMGHNPTRAILTDLGVLVAGFIWLLLVVWIMYSGPGQSLPIHL comes from the coding sequence ATGCTAGTCCCTTACATCAAGCTACTACGTCCTCATCAATGGGTTAAGAATATTATTCTCTTTGCGGGGATTATTTTTGGCAAAAAACTCGGAGAACTAGAATCCGTCGAGCGTGCGATCGCTGCATTCTTCCTATTTTCACTCACTGCAAGTTGTCAGTATGTAATTAACGATTTTCTGGACCGAAAGGAAGACGCCTTGCATCCGGAAAAAAAACATCGGCCATTGGCTTCGGGCGCCATTACGCCTACGGTCGCTCTCTTTCTGACGGCAATCCTACTTTCCGGGACCCTCGTCTTATCGTTTCGTTTACAACCTGAATTCTTTTATCTAGTTACGTTCTACTTGGTTTTCAATGTCATCTATAGTCGTTTTCTTAAGCACATGGTGATCTTGGACGTGATGAGCATTTCTATCGGGTTTGTCGTTCGAGCAGTGGCCGGTTCCGTCGTAGTCGGAGTCAGCTTTTCGTCCTGGCTTTTACTCTGTACTTTTATGTTGGCTCTTTACTGGGGTTTCGGAAAAAGAAGAGGAGAACTTATCATTCTTGAAGACGGTGCAATCGGACACCGAAAGATTTTAGAAGAATATTCGGTAAACTTTCTCGATTTGATGATGGGAATCGTCGCAACGATGACCCTAGTGACGTACGTAATGTATGTGACTAGTCCGACTACGATCGAAAATCTCGGAACGGATAAGATGGTGTATACGATCCCGATCGTAGTATACGCCATCTTTCGCTCTCTTTACATCATTTACATAAAGAATATGGGCCACAATCCTACGAGAGCCATTTTGACGGATTTGGGGGTGTTGGTGGCCGGGTTCATTTGGCTCCTCTTGGTGGTTTGGATAATGTATTCCGGGCCCGGTCAAAGCTTACCCATTCACCTTTAA